A single window of Desulfobacterales bacterium DNA harbors:
- a CDS encoding radical SAM protein — MKFKLIYPKWPKLSRQTEFHLPPHGPVVFAATVPDDVEIEFIDENLEQIDFDDPIDFVGISMMLTLQVKRGWQIADIYRARGVKVIFGGIATMLHAEETMTHADSVFLGEAEGRMEKVFEDFKKGRLQPLYDYLADQAPIEIIGAARRDILKRDLYNYKGIQMVDLVHASRGCRFHCYPCAVAYLGGKKFRPRPIDTVISEMENIPNNRLFLVDNSLAQDTRWELELFREMIPLKKKWCSHPIEDKPEVLDLAARAGAWYVYQAVFDTSDYIRERIQRYHDHDIGVEATVLLGLDSHTEDDIKRLVDFLLEINLDLAEFTVLTPFPHTKAYDELKQQNRIFSFDWDEYSADKVVYHPKKMSADRLQELLQYAWDTFYGDEPQEIKMFNLFQRVVRKEMADNTFRPRDRALASRAFGRDLS, encoded by the coding sequence ATGAAGTTCAAACTCATATACCCCAAATGGCCGAAGCTCTCCCGGCAGACCGAGTTTCACCTGCCGCCGCACGGACCGGTGGTGTTTGCCGCCACGGTGCCGGATGACGTCGAAATTGAATTTATTGATGAAAATCTCGAGCAGATCGATTTTGACGATCCAATCGATTTTGTCGGCATTTCCATGATGCTCACCCTTCAGGTTAAGCGGGGCTGGCAGATCGCGGATATTTACCGCGCCAGGGGCGTCAAGGTCATTTTCGGCGGAATTGCGACCATGCTGCATGCCGAAGAAACCATGACCCATGCCGACTCGGTTTTTCTCGGTGAAGCCGAAGGCCGCATGGAAAAGGTTTTTGAGGATTTTAAAAAGGGGCGGCTGCAACCGCTGTACGACTATCTGGCGGACCAGGCCCCCATCGAGATCATCGGCGCCGCCCGGCGCGATATTCTGAAAAGAGACCTCTACAATTACAAGGGCATCCAAATGGTCGATCTGGTTCACGCCTCGCGCGGGTGCCGCTTTCACTGCTATCCCTGCGCAGTGGCCTACCTGGGCGGCAAAAAGTTCCGGCCGCGCCCCATTGACACGGTCATATCAGAAATGGAAAACATCCCGAACAACCGCCTCTTTCTGGTGGACAACTCCCTGGCCCAGGATACCCGCTGGGAACTGGAGCTGTTCCGGGAAATGATCCCCTTAAAGAAAAAGTGGTGCAGCCATCCCATCGAGGACAAGCCCGAAGTCCTGGATCTGGCCGCCCGGGCCGGCGCCTGGTATGTTTACCAGGCCGTGTTCGACACTTCCGATTACATCCGCGAGAGAATCCAGCGCTACCATGACCATGACATCGGGGTAGAGGCCACCGTTCTGCTGGGATTGGACAGTCATACCGAAGATGATATCAAGCGCCTCGTCGATTTTCTGCTGGAAATCAACCTGGACCTGGCCGAGTTCACCGTCTTGACCCCCTTTCCCCATACCAAGGCCTATGATGAGCTGAAACAGCAGAATCGGATCTTTTCCTTTGACTGGGATGAATATTCGGCCGACAAGGTGGTGTATCATCCCAAAAAGATGTCGGCTGACAGGCTGCAGGAGCTGCTGCAGTATGCCTGGGATACTTTCTATGGGGATGAGCCCCAGGAAATAAAGATGTTCAATCTCTTTCAGCGGGTGGTTCGAAAGGAAATGGCGGACAATACCTTCAGGCCCCGGGACCGGGCCCTGGCGTCGCGCGCCTTCGGCCGGGACCTGTCATAA
- a CDS encoding MFS transporter has protein sequence MKATPPLKLAWFVWGLGALFYMMGFFQRVAPAVMTEELMRDFNISAAALGNLSGFYFYSYVMMQIPTGILADTWGPRRLLTLGSLVAGIGILLFALAPHIIWANIGRFLVGGSVAVAFVGCLKVSMNWFPPRLFAMVSGTTLLAGLLGAILAGTPLRLLMNFFNWRTILLVSALGTVMIGIAIWVFARDFPSEKGYADTGDTSPAPNKKSRAQLIGGIFEVFKYKNIIPLFFVPGGIIGCLLTFCGLWGVPFLKAHYNLPTHQAAALTSAALVAWGIGGPFFGWLSDRVGKRKSIFIAGYTAALFGCGVVFFIPDLPLPVLIAALILMGFSSGCVILTFAIAKESVPGSLAGTISGIMNMAFMIGPTLMQPAVGWVLDQKWQGAMVNGVPIYSLSTYQTGFALMTLWAALSLCSLFFTRETHCKQTV, from the coding sequence ATGAAAGCAACACCGCCATTAAAATTAGCCTGGTTCGTGTGGGGGCTGGGCGCTCTTTTTTATATGATGGGATTTTTTCAGCGCGTGGCGCCTGCCGTCATGACCGAGGAACTGATGCGGGATTTTAATATCAGCGCCGCCGCGCTGGGCAATCTGTCCGGATTTTATTTCTATAGCTACGTGATGATGCAGATCCCCACCGGGATTTTAGCCGATACCTGGGGGCCGCGCCGGCTCCTTACCCTCGGATCTTTGGTCGCCGGTATCGGCATTCTTCTGTTTGCTCTGGCGCCCCATATTATCTGGGCCAACATCGGCCGATTCCTGGTGGGCGGATCTGTCGCGGTGGCTTTTGTAGGCTGCTTGAAGGTCTCGATGAACTGGTTTCCGCCGCGTCTTTTTGCAATGGTTTCGGGAACGACCCTGCTGGCCGGACTGTTGGGGGCCATTCTGGCGGGAACGCCGCTGCGGCTGCTGATGAACTTTTTCAACTGGCGAACCATTCTGCTCGTGTCGGCCCTGGGGACCGTTATGATCGGCATCGCCATCTGGGTTTTTGCCAGAGATTTTCCCAGCGAGAAAGGATATGCGGATACCGGAGACACCTCTCCGGCGCCAAACAAAAAATCCCGCGCTCAGCTGATCGGGGGAATATTTGAGGTGTTCAAATATAAAAACATCATTCCCCTCTTTTTCGTTCCCGGCGGCATCATCGGCTGCCTGCTGACATTTTGCGGCCTGTGGGGGGTTCCTTTCCTCAAGGCGCATTACAACCTGCCGACTCATCAGGCTGCGGCGCTGACATCTGCCGCGCTGGTCGCCTGGGGTATCGGCGGTCCCTTTTTCGGCTGGCTGTCCGACCGTGTTGGAAAACGCAAATCCATATTTATAGCCGGATATACGGCTGCGCTGTTCGGGTGCGGCGTGGTATTTTTCATTCCCGACCTTCCCCTGCCGGTTCTCATCGCCGCCTTGATTTTAATGGGCTTCAGCTCCGGGTGTGTTATTCTCACGTTTGCCATTGCCAAAGAATCGGTCCCCGGTTCACTTGCGGGAACCATATCCGGAATCATGAATATGGCATTTATGATCGGGCCGACACTGATGCAGCCGGCCGTGGGATGGGTGCTGGACCAAAAATGGCAGGGCGCCATGGTTAACGGCGTCCCGATTTACAGCCTGAGTACCTATCAGACAGGTTTTGCGTTGATGACTCTCTGGGCCGCGCTGTCGCTATGCAGCCTCTTTTTTACCCGCGAAACCCACTGCAAACAGACGGTATAG
- a CDS encoding PAS domain S-box protein — translation MEKETSCINSRAILDYLKHQQVDGSAVCRGLDPEIDSIEDPEGFLRDPDNWISCGVISKLYRRAAAVLNDEDAAYKIARYSAENISLGYVQRIILKSFWSIKKALEHVQKINDQLNRSKKIELVELKKNEAVIRLHWAAGMDVSKDICRYNQGAYTALPLVWGGRPMTVTENCCHFSGASYCEYHLKWLFRNSFSEAFSRLYTSKSVLLETIEEMKRDKITIEQRTEKLAEVNRKLLSEIAERKLAQKSLLENQEKYRDLVENINDVIYEIDAVGKIRYVSPAIEPLLGYHPQEFIGRSFTDFLYREDLPLVQQRFQKVLAEQIMPIEFRLLSKAGEVRWFRSSHRPAYKASRVVGIRGVLSDLTESKLLQSQLQQAQKMEAVATLAGGVAHDFNNILGIIVGNTELAMEDIPQWGPAHQNMAEIIKACLRARDVVRQILAFSRRTEYEMKPVQITPIIEDAIKLIRASIPSTIDIRLNLNCDKAVILADPTQINQILINLCTNAAYAMKAKGGVLRVDLEEQTDPDPHMLTPGRYVRLSVSDTGHGIPSWDRDRIFDPYFTTKAVGEGSGMGLAVVHGIVKNHGGAVTVDSRLQEGTTFHVFFPIIEAAPEPEVKKTEPIPGGTERILFVDDEKAIVDTTATMLGRLGYKVDAKMSSRVALEAFRANPNGFDIVITDQTMPDITGVELTRELLKIRPDIPVILCSGYSETINAENAQAMGVEKFLMKPIVMSEIAEIIRTALNDR, via the coding sequence ATGGAAAAAGAGACCAGTTGCATAAATTCCAGAGCCATTCTGGATTATTTAAAACACCAACAGGTGGACGGATCCGCCGTTTGCCGGGGACTTGACCCTGAAATTGACAGCATCGAAGACCCTGAAGGTTTTTTAAGAGACCCCGACAACTGGATTTCCTGCGGCGTCATTTCAAAATTATATCGAAGAGCGGCAGCCGTTCTGAATGACGAAGACGCCGCTTATAAAATCGCCAGATATTCCGCGGAAAACATCTCTTTGGGGTATGTCCAGCGGATTATACTCAAGTCTTTCTGGTCGATCAAAAAAGCCCTCGAGCATGTCCAGAAGATCAATGATCAATTGAATCGCAGCAAAAAGATAGAACTGGTCGAGCTTAAAAAAAACGAGGCGGTTATTCGCCTGCACTGGGCCGCAGGAATGGACGTATCCAAAGACATCTGTCGCTACAACCAGGGCGCCTATACCGCTCTTCCTTTGGTTTGGGGCGGAAGACCGATGACGGTAACTGAAAACTGCTGCCACTTCAGCGGCGCTTCCTACTGTGAATATCATTTAAAGTGGCTTTTCAGAAACAGCTTTAGCGAGGCTTTTTCCCGCCTTTACACCTCAAAGTCCGTTCTGCTGGAAACCATTGAGGAAATGAAGCGGGATAAAATCACCATCGAGCAAAGAACCGAAAAACTGGCTGAAGTCAATCGGAAACTGCTCAGTGAGATCGCCGAACGGAAGCTGGCCCAGAAGTCCCTGCTGGAAAACCAGGAGAAATACCGTGATCTGGTTGAGAACATAAACGATGTCATTTACGAAATTGACGCCGTCGGGAAGATCCGTTATGTCAGCCCGGCCATAGAACCCCTTTTAGGCTATCACCCGCAAGAGTTCATCGGCAGGTCTTTTACGGATTTCCTCTACCGGGAGGACTTACCCCTTGTACAACAGCGCTTTCAAAAAGTTCTTGCCGAGCAAATCATGCCCATCGAGTTTCGGCTTTTAAGCAAGGCCGGCGAAGTCCGCTGGTTTCGCAGCTCCCATCGTCCGGCCTATAAAGCAAGCCGGGTTGTGGGCATACGCGGCGTGCTGTCGGATTTGACCGAATCAAAGCTGCTTCAATCCCAGCTGCAACAGGCCCAGAAAATGGAAGCGGTTGCAACCCTGGCCGGCGGCGTCGCCCATGACTTTAACAACATCCTGGGCATCATCGTGGGCAATACGGAATTGGCCATGGAGGATATTCCGCAATGGGGCCCGGCGCATCAGAATATGGCTGAAATAATCAAAGCCTGCCTGCGGGCCAGAGACGTGGTCCGGCAGATACTCGCGTTCAGCCGGCGCACCGAATATGAAATGAAGCCGGTTCAAATAACGCCCATTATCGAAGACGCTATTAAATTGATACGGGCCTCAATCCCGTCGACAATTGACATCCGCCTAAACCTGAACTGCGATAAGGCCGTTATTCTGGCAGATCCGACCCAGATCAATCAAATTCTTATAAACCTCTGCACCAATGCAGCTTATGCCATGAAAGCCAAAGGGGGCGTATTGCGGGTCGACCTGGAAGAACAGACCGATCCGGATCCGCATATGCTGACTCCGGGAAGATATGTCCGATTATCGGTCAGCGACACGGGCCATGGAATCCCCTCCTGGGACAGGGACCGCATTTTTGATCCCTATTTTACAACCAAAGCGGTGGGGGAAGGCTCTGGGATGGGGCTTGCAGTCGTCCATGGGATTGTAAAAAACCATGGCGGTGCGGTGACGGTGGATTCCCGGCTTCAAGAAGGAACCACTTTCCACGTTTTTTTCCCGATTATCGAAGCGGCGCCCGAACCGGAGGTCAAAAAAACCGAACCGATTCCCGGGGGGACCGAACGGATACTTTTCGTGGATGACGAAAAAGCAATTGTCGATACCACTGCAACCATGTTGGGGCGCCTGGGATATAAAGTCGATGCAAAGATGAGCAGCCGGGTGGCGCTGGAAGCCTTTCGCGCCAATCCGAACGGATTCGACATCGTCATCACCGACCAGACCATGCCCGATATTACGGGAGTTGAACTGACCCGGGAATTGCTGAAAATCCGTCCGGACATTCCCGTCATACTTTGTTCGGGTTACAGTGAAACCATTAATGCCGAAAACGCCCAAGCCATGGGCGTCGAGAAATTTCTCATGAAGCCGATCGTCATGAGTGAAATTGCCGAAATAATCCGAACGGCACTGAATGACCGTTAG
- a CDS encoding bile acid:sodium symporter family protein: MKKHIESKLDFNIKVLNLKIGDKNYQFAQFITPPVQSVFDKVFKLMIILMLFLVMVGMGLTLTGKDFTVLISKPRGIIIGEILQFGVMPLIAAALGYLMGFHENYPYIYVGMILITASPGGVTSNLMTHYAKGDVALSVSLTSLSTVLSIFFVPLLLNVYCRNIPDVKVPTNTIALTIIVLVIIPLGIGMLFRKLNEALAKKLIPVFSLLGIIALLFLIVAGVLSNLEGFADTERHGVRFYTMVFLLTFSGMVVGGIVPAAFKVINFQTRAISLETGLRNASLAMTIALLIQDSMGDFHSSMFWVSGMFGLSMYIAGLIAIKIYPKIFPIDQAG, encoded by the coding sequence TTGAAAAAACACATAGAGAGCAAACTGGATTTCAACATAAAGGTGCTCAATTTAAAAATCGGGGACAAAAATTATCAGTTTGCACAGTTTATAACGCCTCCGGTACAATCGGTATTTGACAAGGTGTTTAAGCTGATGATTATTCTGATGCTTTTTCTCGTTATGGTCGGCATGGGGCTTACGTTAACCGGCAAGGATTTTACCGTGCTGATCTCAAAGCCCAGGGGGATTATTATCGGAGAAATCCTTCAGTTTGGGGTCATGCCCCTGATTGCTGCTGCCCTGGGTTATTTAATGGGTTTTCACGAAAACTACCCCTATATTTATGTGGGCATGATATTAATAACGGCCTCACCCGGCGGGGTTACCTCAAATTTAATGACCCACTATGCAAAGGGGGATGTGGCCCTTTCGGTTTCCCTGACATCCCTGTCCACGGTGCTTTCCATATTTTTTGTCCCTCTGCTTTTAAATGTATACTGCCGAAATATCCCTGATGTAAAAGTGCCGACAAACACCATTGCGCTGACCATTATCGTACTGGTAATCATCCCCCTTGGCATCGGCATGCTGTTTAGAAAGCTTAACGAAGCCCTGGCAAAAAAACTTATACCCGTGTTCAGCCTGCTGGGAATTATCGCTTTATTGTTCCTGATTGTTGCGGGTGTCTTAAGCAATCTTGAAGGGTTTGCAGATACGGAGCGTCATGGCGTCCGGTTTTACACCATGGTATTTTTGCTGACGTTTTCAGGGATGGTTGTAGGCGGAATAGTGCCTGCTGCGTTCAAGGTCATCAATTTTCAGACAAGGGCCATCTCCCTTGAAACCGGGTTGAGAAATGCCTCTCTTGCCATGACAATTGCCCTGCTGATACAGGATTCCATGGGAGATTTCCACTCCTCAATGTTCTGGGTGTCCGGAATGTTTGGATTATCAATGTATATAGCCGGTCTGATTGCAATTAAGATTTATCCGAAAATTTTTCCCATTGACCAGGCAGGTTGA
- a CDS encoding mandelate racemase/muconate lactonizing enzyme family protein has protein sequence MKINRIELYYVKIPLEEKKPGFFAEPAYFTPSWIPGFRQSEMRFYLLKLGTDQGIEGYAAMPGMGPERKGLGSIMGNYLMGINPLDIQLVNQRIQEFSYIGMRNGWIDAAFWDIIGKARGEPLWKILGGTGGFVYPYVSTGSTHNHDPAKIREITKQAIEGGYRGLKLRVKSRELAAMVDFVGAARDAAGEKLDLMVDANQGWPVDLFDETPKWDLGFALKFARGIEQYNVKWLEEPLNRGNFEALAELRKNTKTPIAGGEINSTWRDFKAMLDIGSLDIYQPDAVMAGGTYAGGISIVYWLIREIQRRNQENKNDSQKIKYCPHTWTTGLGFAVALQLVGILPSNERSLLEYPLEGNWKPEYWARFIKGGFKPDKEGRIKIPDAPGLGIEIDWDVIRRFGKRIFRGTAASIAYHTLLDRGLKQTMYLKKKKQEQHERTAKAQFAIPEPPF, from the coding sequence ATGAAAATCAACCGCATCGAATTGTATTACGTCAAGATACCGTTGGAAGAAAAAAAACCGGGATTTTTCGCAGAACCCGCGTATTTTACGCCCAGCTGGATTCCGGGGTTTCGACAATCCGAAATGCGCTTTTATTTGCTTAAACTGGGCACGGATCAGGGCATTGAGGGATATGCGGCTATGCCCGGGATGGGACCCGAACGAAAGGGGTTAGGGTCGATCATGGGAAACTACCTGATGGGCATCAATCCGCTGGACATTCAACTGGTCAACCAGCGCATCCAGGAGTTTTCCTATATCGGCATGCGCAACGGCTGGATTGATGCGGCTTTCTGGGACATCATCGGAAAGGCCAGGGGCGAACCGTTGTGGAAAATTCTGGGGGGGACCGGCGGGTTTGTTTATCCGTACGTATCCACAGGTTCAACCCACAACCATGACCCGGCAAAGATCCGAGAAATCACTAAGCAGGCGATTGAAGGCGGGTATAGAGGCTTGAAGCTGCGCGTCAAGAGCCGAGAGCTTGCAGCTATGGTCGATTTTGTCGGAGCCGCCCGGGACGCTGCCGGCGAAAAGCTGGACCTGATGGTGGATGCCAACCAGGGATGGCCGGTGGATCTTTTTGACGAAACGCCGAAATGGGATTTGGGATTTGCGCTGAAATTCGCCCGGGGCATCGAGCAGTACAACGTAAAATGGCTGGAGGAGCCTCTGAACCGGGGCAATTTTGAAGCTTTGGCCGAGCTTCGAAAAAATACAAAAACACCCATTGCCGGGGGAGAGATAAACTCGACCTGGCGCGATTTTAAAGCCATGCTGGACATCGGCAGCCTGGATATCTATCAACCGGACGCTGTGATGGCCGGCGGCACCTACGCCGGCGGCATCTCCATCGTTTACTGGTTAATCCGTGAAATCCAAAGGCGCAACCAGGAGAATAAAAACGATTCTCAAAAGATCAAATATTGTCCGCATACCTGGACAACGGGATTGGGGTTTGCCGTGGCATTGCAGCTTGTGGGAATTTTGCCGTCCAATGAACGCAGCCTGCTTGAATACCCCCTGGAAGGCAACTGGAAACCGGAATACTGGGCCCGCTTTATCAAAGGAGGTTTTAAGCCTGATAAGGAAGGGCGTATAAAAATCCCGGACGCCCCGGGATTGGGCATAGAAATCGATTGGGATGTCATACGACGTTTTGGCAAGCGCATCTTTCGCGGGACGGCCGCATCCATAGCTTATCATACGTTGCTGGACCGCGGCTTAAAGCAGACGATGTATCTGAAGAAGAAAAAACAGGAACAGCATGAACGGACCGCAAAAGCGCAATTTGCCATACCGGAACCGCCATTTTAA
- a CDS encoding cupin domain-containing protein translates to MAFWNLDSLKLEAFRPGIMSKAEIGENLIMVCMQIDPEKEDTGHEHPFDQCGMVIEGPIEMFVGQERRLLNAHACYFIPKGERHGWKTFDKPAKVLDISLKQP, encoded by the coding sequence ATGGCTTTTTGGAATTTAGACAGCCTCAAACTGGAAGCGTTCAGGCCGGGGATCATGAGCAAGGCGGAAATCGGGGAAAACCTGATCATGGTCTGCATGCAGATAGACCCCGAAAAGGAAGATACGGGACACGAACATCCCTTTGACCAGTGCGGCATGGTCATAGAAGGCCCGATTGAGATGTTCGTCGGTCAAGAGCGCCGATTGCTGAATGCCCATGCGTGCTATTTTATACCTAAAGGCGAGAGACATGGCTGGAAGACCTTCGATAAACCCGCAAAGGTTTTGGATATATCCCTGAAACAACCCTGA
- a CDS encoding HEAT repeat domain-containing protein — MITKSDIIKAAHENGFEDVGFTTADPFPEHKQLLLDRREAYEWAEAVGLELLNGTDPKTILPNAKTIIVLMEVYFRKSYPRSMEGNFGRCYLDDDRVTRDGLSRRIKAFRSFLRDNGIDSKVPFNLPHRVAAARAGMGTFGKNCLFYSNKAARGGSWTLPIAVVIDEAFEPGVPTMEIGCPDWCRNTCIAACPTKALTGNSRIDPRKCISYLTYFGEGTTPLELREPMGMFVYGCDRCQNVCPRNQPWLAMDLPINEKVAAKADYFELSRLLHMDREYFEAKIWPHMFYMSYQDIWRWKMNVARVMGNSRDEKYIADLVRAFKENTDERVRAMAVWAIGRIGGPEALTALKELIDETSELVKEEIRRAKGQMRI; from the coding sequence ATGATAACCAAATCGGATATTATCAAGGCAGCCCATGAGAATGGCTTCGAAGACGTCGGCTTTACAACGGCCGATCCGTTCCCGGAGCATAAGCAGTTGCTCCTGGACAGGCGTGAAGCGTATGAATGGGCTGAGGCTGTCGGTCTTGAGCTGTTAAACGGTACAGACCCCAAAACAATCCTGCCGAATGCAAAAACGATTATCGTCCTCATGGAGGTCTATTTCAGAAAGTCCTACCCGCGTTCCATGGAAGGGAACTTCGGGCGCTGCTACCTCGATGATGACCGGGTGACCCGGGATGGACTGAGCCGGCGGATCAAAGCGTTCCGATCATTTCTGCGGGATAACGGCATCGATTCGAAGGTGCCGTTCAATTTGCCGCACCGGGTGGCTGCGGCTCGTGCGGGGATGGGCACCTTTGGGAAAAACTGCCTGTTCTATTCCAACAAGGCGGCCCGGGGGGGATCCTGGACCCTTCCCATTGCCGTCGTTATCGACGAGGCGTTTGAACCCGGCGTGCCGACCATGGAAATAGGCTGTCCGGACTGGTGCCGAAACACCTGCATTGCGGCCTGTCCGACAAAGGCATTAACGGGAAACAGCCGGATAGATCCGCGCAAATGCATATCCTATCTCACCTATTTTGGCGAAGGCACAACCCCTTTGGAATTAAGGGAACCCATGGGCATGTTTGTATATGGTTGCGACAGGTGCCAGAATGTCTGCCCGCGAAACCAGCCCTGGCTCGCAATGGATCTTCCCATCAATGAAAAAGTTGCCGCAAAGGCGGACTACTTTGAGCTGTCACGCCTGCTGCACATGGACCGGGAATATTTTGAAGCTAAAATATGGCCCCACATGTTCTATATGTCCTATCAAGACATATGGCGCTGGAAGATGAACGTGGCGCGGGTGATGGGAAACAGCCGCGACGAAAAATATATTGCAGATCTCGTCCGTGCCTTCAAAGAGAATACGGATGAGCGTGTGCGCGCAATGGCGGTGTGGGCCATCGGCCGTATCGGCGGGCCGGAAGCGCTGACGGCTTTAAAAGAGCTTATTGATGAAACCAGCGAGCTTGTAAAAGAGGAGATACGGCGGGCTAAAGGTCAAATGAGGATATAA
- a CDS encoding helix-turn-helix transcriptional regulator, translating to MGTLTDVQIIKQDGKPAFAIIPYEDYLSLLPKDRDASIPHEVVGLIVKKGMNLVKAWRTHLGFTQREVAKRAGISQAALSQMEKNNNELRTATLEKLAGAMDISVDQLQD from the coding sequence ATGGGCACACTTACTGATGTACAAATCATAAAGCAAGACGGCAAGCCTGCATTTGCCATTATTCCTTATGAAGATTATCTGAGTCTACTCCCCAAAGACAGGGATGCATCTATTCCCCATGAGGTGGTGGGGCTGATAGTCAAAAAAGGAATGAATTTAGTAAAGGCGTGGCGGACACATCTTGGTTTTACCCAGAGGGAGGTCGCAAAGCGCGCCGGTATATCACAGGCAGCACTCTCCCAGATGGAAAAAAACAACAACGAATTGCGGACGGCGACACTGGAAAAACTGGCCGGAGCGATGGACATCTCCGTTGATCAATTACAGGATTGA
- a CDS encoding type II toxin-antitoxin system RelE/ParE family toxin, with translation MVGQVKAIRWKTKALRQLRKIKDVRARERIYDNVGNLKSFPDCKGVKKLKGRDEYRLRVDRWRVIFTDSLEIIEIQEVKIRDGHTY, from the coding sequence ATGGTTGGTCAGGTGAAAGCGATCAGGTGGAAGACAAAGGCACTGCGGCAACTGCGAAAAATAAAGGATGTCCGTGCCCGAGAAAGAATTTACGATAACGTGGGTAACCTAAAATCGTTCCCTGATTGCAAAGGTGTTAAAAAACTCAAAGGCAGAGATGAATATCGTCTCAGGGTAGACCGCTGGCGGGTTATCTTCACCGACTCACTTGAGATTATTGAAATTCAGGAGGTCAAAATAAGAGATGGGCACACTTACTGA
- a CDS encoding radical SAM protein, whose protein sequence is MKIVLMSMPDVAPVIMHKAAFHMPNCGISSVGANIDEDHRVYIIDLIRKRSRLRKYLTKTLLKIRPELVGLSAMAWQYDTCVKLIRLIKKLLPDAKIVIGGYHATLMHEEIAASPEADLIDFMIRGEGEDACRRLVNALAGKERMEDIPSLSYKKNGRFVHNPMGELLDLSGLKIPIRDSRRLTSGYHVMLSRVEVMETSRGCTRTCSFCSMKHMYGQTFRTYPIERVLADIDDIYYNRRTRLIFVADDNLVLDPERVIAICDAIIARNYKGLNLIVQADCVSMSRNEEMVRKMSLAGIKSIFLGIENVSKKNLVAARKGNIVEASRKAVHMCRKYGIMVVAGLIFGFPDDDEADIIENYNFLKSLDADSAYCQILTPYPKTVMRGQLLEQGLVTNSRDYKWYNGIWANVKTRHLDDKQLQYLVWLHRQKIIGWWEPSERAKRQGRLWVPIWTYAFRPLMRFFLGRRLKKLGWEGRYQLDMERQAGVNVFKDLEEFIGGEAGRL, encoded by the coding sequence ATGAAAATTGTTTTAATGTCCATGCCGGACGTAGCGCCGGTAATCATGCACAAAGCCGCCTTTCATATGCCCAATTGCGGCATTTCCAGCGTCGGTGCGAACATCGATGAAGACCACCGGGTCTATATCATCGATCTTATCCGCAAGCGCAGCCGGCTGCGAAAGTATCTGACGAAAACCCTGCTGAAAATTCGACCGGAACTTGTGGGTCTGTCGGCCATGGCCTGGCAGTACGACACCTGTGTCAAACTGATCCGGTTGATAAAAAAGCTCCTGCCCGATGCGAAAATCGTTATCGGCGGGTACCACGCCACGTTGATGCACGAAGAGATCGCCGCATCTCCCGAAGCCGACCTGATCGACTTTATGATCCGGGGCGAAGGAGAAGACGCCTGCCGGCGGCTGGTCAATGCTCTGGCAGGAAAAGAGCGGATGGAAGACATTCCTTCGCTTTCCTATAAAAAAAACGGCCGGTTTGTGCACAACCCCATGGGCGAGCTGCTGGATTTGTCCGGGCTTAAAATCCCCATCCGGGACAGCCGCCGCTTAACCTCGGGGTACCATGTCATGCTTTCCAGGGTAGAGGTCATGGAAACCTCCCGGGGATGCACGCGCACCTGTTCGTTCTGCAGCATGAAGCATATGTACGGCCAGACCTTCCGGACGTATCCCATTGAACGGGTTCTGGCGGATATTGACGATATTTATTACAACCGCCGGACGCGCCTGATTTTTGTGGCGGACGACAACCTGGTGCTGGATCCCGAACGGGTCATCGCCATCTGTGATGCCATTATCGCCCGCAATTATAAGGGGCTGAACCTGATCGTCCAGGCCGATTGCGTTTCCATGTCCAGAAACGAAGAGATGGTGCGCAAAATGTCCCTGGCGGGCATTAAATCCATCTTCCTGGGGATTGAAAATGTGTCCAAGAAAAATCTGGTTGCAGCGCGCAAGGGCAACATCGTGGAGGCCTCGCGCAAAGCCGTGCACATGTGCCGCAAGTACGGCATCATGGTGGTGGCCGGATTGATTTTCGGCTTTCCGGATGATGACGAGGCGGATATTATTGAAAACTATAACTTTCTGAAGTCCCTTGATGCAGACTCGGCCTACTGCCAGATCCTGACCCCCTATCCCAAAACCGTCATGCGCGGGCAGCTCCTGGAGCAGGGGCTGGTGACAAATTCCCGTGATTACAAGTGGTATAACGGCATCTGGGCCAATGTGAAGACCCGGCACCTGGACGATAAGCAGTTGCAATACCTGGTCTGGCTCCACCGCCAGAAGATCATCGGATGGTGGGAGCCCTCCGAGCGGGCCAAGCGCCAGGGACGTCTGTGGGTGCCGATCTGGACATATGCGTTCCGTCCGCTGATGCGATTCTTTCTTGGCCGCAGGTTGAAAAAGCTCGGCTGGGAAGGCCGCTACCAGCTGGACATGGAACGCCAGGCCGGTGTGAATGTGTTCAAGGATCTGGAGGAATTTATAGGCGGGGAAGCTGGGAGGCTTTAG